A part of Rhizobium binae genomic DNA contains:
- a CDS encoding TolC family protein, with translation MHSFRLAAAVLPLLLSSCMLGPDHAPPETPLPEKFSEGAKQSAGDVAVSAWWDSFSDRTLDQYVASGLDENLSVQQALEKINAAAADVTIAGAGGLPKASHTTSGEIGKGGDVTSTQNVSSVQLLNFRVSAHHIAALLALPSETVIKQLQKSEGQPVYRGKINAGIPADLICNRFDIRQAERDLAAATAQIGVTEAQLYPAITLSGSITPSYIKQRGRHGGILKWSFGPSLDLPILDGGRLQANVETSKSDAAAAYISWKLTVLTAVQEVEDALTAVRRDVHTENSRRRQVETIEEALKLSMASYTDGASSLLDVLEAQRQMSSAQASLAAAIQQLAKDHVRLNVAIRGGFAAPKVASPREASTVAAANANIQSAHSQ, from the coding sequence TTGCATTCGTTCCGTCTGGCCGCTGCGGTGTTGCCGCTACTTTTGTCATCTTGCATGCTCGGGCCCGACCATGCACCGCCGGAAACGCCTTTACCGGAGAAGTTTTCCGAGGGTGCAAAACAGAGCGCCGGCGATGTTGCGGTGTCGGCGTGGTGGGATTCGTTTTCAGATCGTACGCTCGACCAGTACGTTGCCTCCGGCCTGGATGAGAACCTCAGTGTTCAGCAGGCGCTCGAAAAGATTAATGCCGCCGCCGCGGACGTCACCATCGCTGGCGCCGGGGGCCTTCCCAAGGCATCACACACGACAAGCGGCGAGATCGGCAAAGGGGGAGATGTCACGAGCACACAGAATGTCTCCAGCGTGCAACTACTGAATTTTCGCGTGTCGGCGCATCACATTGCGGCCCTCCTCGCTTTGCCGTCGGAAACAGTGATCAAGCAACTGCAGAAAAGTGAAGGGCAGCCGGTCTATCGCGGAAAGATCAATGCCGGCATTCCCGCCGATCTTATTTGCAATCGATTCGATATTCGCCAGGCTGAACGGGATCTAGCCGCCGCGACTGCACAGATCGGCGTGACGGAAGCACAGCTTTACCCCGCGATAACGCTCTCCGGCTCGATCACCCCTTCCTATATCAAGCAGCGCGGCCGTCACGGGGGTATCTTGAAATGGTCCTTCGGGCCGAGCCTTGACCTCCCAATTCTGGACGGCGGCCGTTTGCAGGCAAACGTGGAGACTTCTAAATCCGACGCCGCAGCAGCCTACATAAGCTGGAAATTAACCGTCCTGACAGCTGTGCAGGAAGTCGAGGACGCTTTGACAGCCGTCCGACGCGACGTTCACACAGAGAACTCACGTCGCAGGCAAGTAGAAACGATCGAAGAAGCACTGAAGCTTTCGATGGCCTCGTACACGGATGGCGCCTCTTCTCTCCTCGATGTTCTCGAAGCGCAAAGGCAGATGTCCAGCGCTCAGGCGAGCCTCGCTGCGGCGATCCAACAACTGGCCAAGGATCACGTGCGGTTGAATGTAGCAATCCGCGGTGGTTTTGCGGCTCCCAAAGTCGCGTCACCCAGGGAGGCCTCGACGGTTGCAGCCGCAAATGCAAACATCCAATCCGCACATTCGCAATAG
- a CDS encoding IS3 family transposase (programmed frameshift) — protein sequence MSKTTNKFSPEVRARAVRMVLDHQGEYSSRWAAVSSIAAKIGCTAQTLNEWVKKAEVDDGSRPGLPSDVAEKMKALERENRELRQANEILRKASAYFANGGARPPIEAMISFIDEHRSVFGVEPICRLLPIALSTYYENVAKREDVDRLSVRARSDIAWKIEIRRVFEANFRVYGVRKVWRQLKREGFDIARCTVARLMRSMGLRGIIRGKPVKTTVSDKTAPSPLDRVNRQFKAPAPNRLWVSDFTYVATWQGFVYVAFVIDAFARRIVGWRVSRTAHAGFVLDALEQALHERRPVHGDGLIHHSDRGVQYVSIKYSERLAEAGIEPSVGSVGDSYDNALAETINGLYKAEVIHRRGPWRNFEAVEFATLEWVDWFNHRRLLEPIGNIPPAEAEEQYYAMLDEPAMAA from the exons ATGAGCAAGACAACAAACAAATTTTCACCTGAAGTCCGCGCCCGAGCAGTACGGATGGTTTTGGATCACCAAGGCGAATATTCCTCGCGATGGGCAGCGGTTTCCTCGATTGCCGCCAAGATCGGCTGCACCGCGCAGACGCTCAATGAATGGGTGAAGAAGGCGGAAGTGGACGATGGTTCCCGGCCCGGGCTCCCAAGCGACGTCGCCGAGAAGATGAAGGCTCTGGAGCGGGAGAACCGCGAGCTTCGGCAGGCCAATGAGATACTGCGCAAAGCGTCCGCTTATTTCGCGA ATGGCGGAGCTCGACCGCCCATTGAAGCGATGATCTCCTTCATCGACGAACACCGCTCGGTATTCGGGGTCGAGCCGATCTGCAGACTGCTGCCGATTGCCCTATCAACCTACTACGAGAACGTTGCCAAACGTGAGGACGTGGACCGCCTGTCGGTCCGCGCCCGCAGCGACATCGCCTGGAAGATCGAGATACGCCGTGTCTTCGAGGCGAACTTCCGCGTCTATGGCGTGCGCAAGGTCTGGCGGCAATTGAAGCGGGAGGGCTTCGATATAGCCCGCTGCACCGTTGCTCGGCTTATGAGGTCGATGGGCCTTCGGGGCATCATCCGCGGCAAGCCGGTCAAGACGACGGTCTCCGACAAGACGGCTCCGAGCCCGCTCGACCGGGTGAACCGCCAGTTCAAGGCTCCCGCGCCGAACAGGCTGTGGGTTTCGGATTTCACCTATGTCGCCACCTGGCAAGGCTTCGTCTACGTGGCCTTCGTCATCGACGCCTTCGCCCGCCGCATCGTCGGCTGGCGGGTGAGTCGGACGGCGCATGCCGGGTTCGTCCTCGATGCCCTGGAGCAGGCGCTCCATGAGCGGCGTCCCGTTCATGGCGACGGCCTGATCCACCACTCGGACAGAGGCGTTCAATACGTGTCGATCAAGTATTCCGAGCGGCTGGCCGAAGCGGGCATCGAACCGTCCGTCGGAAGTGTCGGTGACTCTTACGACAATGCACTCGCCGAAACGATCAACGGTCTCTACAAGGCCGAGGTCATTCATCGGCGAGGACCGTGGCGCAACTTCGAAGCGGTTGAATTCGCCACCCTCGAATGGGTCGATTGGTTCAACCATCGACGGCTTCTGGAGCCCATCGGCAACATCCCGCCAGCCGAAGCCGAGGAGCAGTACTACGCCATGCTGGACGAACCAGCCATGGCTGCATAA
- a CDS encoding Mu transposase domain-containing protein, with the protein MVRVSTDYHVEFKSFFYSVPHALIRQQVDLRATARTIEIFYRGKRIAVHQRRYGGCRHGTDPDHMPSSHRRYAEWIPDRFGRWGASIGQSMPRGFLRCIPPRSPAVRHARACKG; encoded by the coding sequence ATTATCACGTCGAGTTCAAAAGCTTCTTTTATTCCGTCCCCCATGCCCTCATTCGCCAGCAGGTCGATCTTAGAGCAACGGCGCGCACCATCGAGATCTTTTACCGCGGCAAGCGCATCGCCGTCCATCAGCGCCGCTATGGCGGCTGTCGTCATGGAACCGACCCAGATCACATGCCCAGTTCCCACCGGCGATACGCTGAGTGGATACCAGATCGCTTTGGGCGCTGGGGCGCATCCATCGGTCAAAGCATGCCGCGAGGATTTCTCCGTTGCATACCACCGCGTTCCCCGGCTGTTCGCCACGCTCGCGCTTGCAAGGGGTGA